Proteins from a single region of Xenopus laevis strain J_2021 chromosome 9_10S, Xenopus_laevis_v10.1, whole genome shotgun sequence:
- the LOC121398779 gene encoding chemokine-like receptor 1, protein MDEALLSENLCYYFWDRYNNQKNNFQDTEGISDQSPIAEYVLFVMSILICVIGLTGNVIVICVIGFIVKTHKCKIWFLNLAFANFVFLLCMPLDAISEFTGNWIFGLVLCKTYNFLYTCNKYSSVFIITALNIERVLSVAKPIWHLRVFSRRICFWICSVIWSVTVIFSFPLILYSSISSDDDGKNECRWYDFRSSLQNTSKEVYDMASGGYSTASESYNLNYEYEWLPHSREQCKDSSCCYSAEMNEWWIYLIFLAKSVIIPLILFGCFIPLCIIVFSNLTIAIIISKSQTVKPPRLYKIVITVVLLYFLTWIPNVIGLIILIKAIFSMDFLLFIKIGTYLPLLEIISDSNCCLSPLIYVLVDQRVQNVLTCSKTTVTRPHVTTENLKLSS, encoded by the coding sequence ATGGACGAAGCACTGCTCTCTGAAAATCTTTGTTACTACTTCTGGGACCGATATAACAATCAAAAAAACAACTTTCAAGACACAGAAGGCATCAGTGACCAATCACCAATTGCTGAATATGTATTGTTTGTGATGTCTATTCTAATCTGTGTCATTGGTTTGACTGGCAATGTTATAGTCATCTGTGTTATTGGATTTATTGTGAAGACCCATAAATGCAAAATCTGGTTTCTGAACTTGGCCTTTGCCAATTTTGTATTTCTCCTGTGCATGCCACTTGATGCTATTAGTGAATTTACAGGGAATTGGATCTTTGGATTGGTTCTATGTAAAACGTACAATTTTCTCTACACATGCAACAAATACTCCAGCGTTTTCATCATTACAGCGCTGAACATTGAACGTGTCCTGTCTGTGGCTAAACCAATATGGCATCTAAGGGTCTTCTCTCGACGCATTTGCTTCTGGATCTGTTCAGTCATTTGGTCAGTAACAGTgatctttagttttcctttaatattatataGCAGTATCTCTTCTGATGATGATGGAAAGAATGAGTGCAGATGGTATGATTTCAGGAGCAGTCTACAAAATACTAGTAAAGAAGTATATGATATGGCTTCTGGGGGATACAGCACAGCATCAGAATCTTATAACCTCAATTATGAATATGAGTGGCTGCCACATAGCCGTGAGCAATGCAAAGACAGCAGTTGCTGTTATAGTGCAGAGATGAATGAATGGTGGATTTACCTTATCTTTTTAGCAAAGTCTGTTATTATCCCATTAATTCTATTTGGCTGCTTTATTCCTCTGTGCATTATTGTGTTTTCCAACCTCACTATTGCCATAATAATAAGTAAATCCCAAACAGTTAAACCTCCTCGATTGTACAAAATTGTAATTACAGTGGTCCTGCTTTATTTCCTTACCTGGATTCCAAATGTCATAGGTCTGATTATTTTGATCAAAGCCATTTTCAGCATGGATTTCCTACTGTTTATTAAAATTGGTACTTATTTGCCTCTGCTGGAAATTATATCTGATTCCAACTGTTGCCTCAGTCCCCTAATTTATGTTTTAGTGGACCAAAGGGTCCAAAATGTGCTCACATGTTCCAAGACAACAGTCACACGTCCACATGTGACAACAGAGAACTTAAAGTTAAGTTCATAG